Proteins from a single region of Nitrososphaerales archaeon:
- a CDS encoding HIT domain-containing protein, which yields MASDHTRHLPSSFNVPREECIFCKIVAGKASSYLVYEDDEYIAFLDIAPFAHGHTLVCPKKHGETIWDMNETDIGGLFRVASKVSKAVVGAVDADGFRLVQNNGEAANQVVAHVHVHVIPVKMEDKGRFAGRKSLSAGEMDSIAKAIRDEMLKSA from the coding sequence TTGGCATCGGACCATACTAGGCACCTTCCCAGCTCGTTCAACGTACCTCGGGAGGAGTGTATCTTCTGCAAAATCGTCGCCGGGAAAGCCTCGTCCTACCTAGTCTACGAAGACGACGAGTACATCGCGTTCCTAGATATCGCGCCCTTCGCTCACGGTCACACCCTGGTCTGTCCCAAGAAGCACGGTGAGACAATCTGGGACATGAACGAGACCGACATCGGCGGCCTGTTCAGAGTGGCCTCGAAGGTCTCCAAGGCTGTGGTGGGAGCCGTCGACGCGGATGGGTTCAGGCTTGTGCAGAACAACGGCGAAGCGGCAAATCAGGTGGTCGCTCACGTACACGTTCACGTCATCCCCGTGAAGATGGAGGACAAGGGAAGGTTCGCAGGAAGGAAATCTCTCTCCGCCGGCGAGATGGATTCGATTGCGAAGGCCATCAGGGATGAGATGCTCAAGTCCGCCTAG
- a CDS encoding DUF4286 family protein: MPKVLYTVWFEIDPAVEAEWEKWMRSVHVPQVVRAGSFKGAKMYSVKEGRSAKHAMIYEAKDSAALKSYLDGPAKALREDYMKHFGEKSKLTRMVLEETFSF; encoded by the coding sequence ATGCCCAAAGTCCTCTACACAGTCTGGTTTGAAATCGACCCCGCAGTCGAGGCCGAGTGGGAGAAGTGGATGCGGTCTGTCCACGTCCCTCAGGTCGTGCGCGCAGGCTCATTCAAGGGCGCCAAGATGTACTCCGTGAAGGAGGGCAGGTCGGCCAAGCACGCCATGATTTACGAGGCCAAGGATTCAGCAGCTCTCAAGTCCTACCTCGACGGGCCGGCCAAGGCCCTCAGGGAGGACTACATGAAGCACTTCGGCGAAAAGAGCAAACTCACCAGGATGGTCCTGGAAGAAACCTTCTCCTTCTAG
- a CDS encoding mechanosensitive ion channel family protein: MAGLFLLLSRPFKIGDRVIISSEEGTVEEVSTLFTTIIKEDGTRVLVPNNSVVGTKISIKPDKKE, from the coding sequence GTGGCAGGGCTCTTTCTGCTACTTTCCAGGCCGTTCAAGATTGGTGACAGGGTCATCATCAGCAGCGAAGAAGGGACTGTCGAAGAGGTCTCGACACTCTTCACGACGATAATCAAGGAAGATGGCACACGGGTGCTCGTCCCGAACAACAGCGTCGTCGGGACTAAAATCTCAATCAAACCAGACAAGAAAGAGTGA
- a CDS encoding Snf7 family protein, protein MSFADKWHRKDEGPGIMGRIKGSVRTPPPIKPQIEQANRQIRVLIAQLEGASGRIRQRDQKIFGHIVASLARHDTQHAAVYANELSEVRRMGKMVTQSQLALEQISLRLSTVTDLGEIATTLGPAVSVIKSMQGGLRSALPQADREMGEISGLLSSILVDAGQTGGLSLNFDAANEDAQKVLEEAAAVAEQRMKESFPEIPADVARQQEEGLST, encoded by the coding sequence ATGTCTTTCGCCGACAAGTGGCACAGGAAGGACGAGGGTCCAGGTATCATGGGTCGAATCAAGGGCAGTGTAAGGACGCCGCCCCCAATCAAGCCACAGATCGAGCAAGCCAACAGGCAGATTAGAGTTCTGATAGCCCAGCTCGAAGGAGCGTCGGGCAGGATAAGGCAGCGCGACCAGAAGATCTTCGGCCACATTGTCGCATCTCTTGCTAGACACGACACGCAGCACGCGGCTGTGTACGCGAACGAGCTCTCCGAAGTGAGGAGGATGGGGAAGATGGTAACGCAGTCTCAGCTTGCCCTTGAGCAGATATCGCTGAGGCTCTCCACGGTGACCGACCTGGGCGAGATTGCGACGACATTGGGCCCCGCAGTTTCTGTGATCAAGTCGATGCAGGGCGGACTGAGGAGCGCCCTCCCACAGGCTGACAGGGAGATGGGAGAGATCTCGGGCCTCCTGAGCAGCATCTTGGTCGACGCTGGGCAGACCGGCGGTCTGTCCCTGAATTTTGACGCTGCTAACGAGGACGCCCAGAAGGTCTTGGAGGAGGCAGCCGCGGTGGCAGAACAAAGGATGAAGGAGAGTTTCCCCGAAATACCGGCTGACGTCGCCAGGCAGCAAGAGGAAGGCCTCTCAACGTAA